From the Deltaproteobacteria bacterium genome, the window GAAGGAAACGATGAGTGGTACTGCCACGAGGGAGAGGAGTTTGGCCTGATCTTGGAGGGGAGATACGAGGTGACTGTGGAAGACAGGGTCTACTTGTTGGAGGAGGGCGATAGTATCTGTTTTCCCAGTCGTCTTCGTCACAAGATGCGAAACCCAGGCAACAGATTGTCCAAGACCCTGTGGGTTATCACTCCACCATCGTTTTGAGGCGCTTGTGAGAGTTTGTCCAATGAGGCCGTCATTGGAAGAGAGGTGGTGATCCCAATGGATGGATGAGGTTTCGGTGTGAGGTGAATGAATTCCGCGTGTGAGTGCTCTGGAAAGGAGGGAGGAACATGAAAAGAACGAGGAGGTATTCGAAAGGGAAACAGAAGATGACGAGGAGAGAGTTCCTCAAAACCACGGCCGCCATAGGCGCCAGTGTTTCTGTGGGCCCTTTCATATTAGGGACCAAGGGTCAGAAGTTGGCAAAAACCCTGAGAGTGGACAACTGGGGAGGGGCATACCAGGATGCCTGCCGAATCGGATACAGGCTCTTTGAAGAGAAGTACGGTGTCAAGATCATTGAAGGGAGTTTTGCCACGACCGACGAGATGCTTGCAAAAATCAAAGCCAGTCCTCCTGGGGAATACGATGCCGTGTACTTGGACGACACGGGGGTATATAAGGGAATCAAACAGGGCCTTATCGAACCCCTTGATGAGAACAACCTGACGAATTACAAGTATCAGATGAAAAAATTCCAGCATCCCCCGTATGACCCTGGTCCTGAAATCTACTCCATGGCGAACGAATATTACTCGACTGCGCTGGTTTACAATACGGACGCGATTGCAGGGACGCCTGAATCGTGGGAGATCCTGTGGGATAAGAAATACAGCAAGAGGATATCCCTTTGGGATTGGGCGTGGTGCCGGATTGCCAATACTGCACTCTACTTGGGGCAGAACCCGAACGATATCTCCGATATTGATGCGGTCTTCAAGGCTATGAGCGAACTCAACAGGTCCGTGCTGAAGTATTACAAGTCCGGGATGGAGATGCAGCAGCTTTTGACGAATAGAGATGTTGTCTTGGGAGAGTTCTGGAGTGGTCGGACGCTGGCCCTTAAAGATCAAGGTGTGCCTGTCTGGTTCAAGATCCCCAAGGAAGGAGCGTTCATCAATGTGGGCACGGTCTGCGCGGCAAGAGGGACGAAGAAGAAGCTGACAACGGAACTGTTTATCAACTTTATCACCGGCCCAGAGTCCTATCCGAAAATAGCAGAAAAGATTCACTATGTCCCCTGCCTCGACCCAAAATACTACAAGGTGAGTGAGCCGATCCGGTCCAACCCCGAGTTCAATCCGGAGGCTGTAGAAAAGTGTGTCATCACCGACAACGCGTATAAGGACAAACACGAGAAGGAGTGGACCGAGCGCTTCAATCTGATGAAGGCAGCTGGATGATGCTTACCGGGGAAACGGTGCCTACGTCGGTTTCCGATGGAGGAACTCGAGGCACCGTCTCCCTTTCCGGGCCCAACTATGATTGACGTCGAATTGCGACGGATAACAAAGAGATTTGGGGACTTCACGGCTGTCAATGATATTTCCCTCGGAGTCGAGAAGGGAGAGTTTCTCTCGCTGTTGGGTCCGAGCGGGTGTGGCAAGACGACCACGTTGAGAATCATTGCAGGATTTGAGGAGCCCTCCAAAGGTTCTGTCTTCATAAAGGGAAGATGTGTCGATGATGTGCCGCCCTACCAGAGGAACATCGGGATGGTTTTCCAAAACTACGCCCTGTTCCCTCACAAGACTGTTTTCGGTAACATAGCCTACGGGCTTCGGATGCGAAATATTGAAAAGAGGGAGATCAGGAGACGGGTGGGAGAAATCCTCGAGATGGTCAAACTCTCGGGCTTCGAAGATAGGAAGCCGCATCAACTGAGCGGCGGGCAGCAGCAGCGTGTCGCTCTTGCGAGGGCACTGGTCATACGGCCGGACGTTCTTCTTCTGGATGAACCCTTGAGCAATCTCGATGCGAAACTCCGAGAAGAGATGCGGGTAGAAACTAAGAGAATCCAACAGAGTGTGGGTATTACTACCCTCTATGTGACACACGACCAGGTGGAAGCCCTCTCCATGTCAGATCGTGTCGCTATCATGGAGCAAGGGTCGATTGTACAGATGGGGACTCCCCGCGATGTTTACGAAATCCCCGCCAGTCCCTTTGTTGCCGACTTCATGGGGCAATCGAATCATTTGGATGGGGAGATCGCCTCAACCCGGGACAGAGAATCAGAGATCCGTACCGAAAGTGGGCTTAGGATTGTTGCCAAGTTGACAGAGGGGTTGCAGGAAAAGAGGCGTGTCCGGCTTTTCGTCCGCGTGGAGACTGTGGAGCTTTCACTGGAGCCTTTCCCAGAGCGTGAGAATGTGTTTGCAGGAAGGGTGGAGAGTATCTCCTATCACGGCAGTAGCACCCTTTACTACGTCCGCCTGGATGAAAGAACACGCTTGGTAGTGGAAAAACCAAGGCACGATGCTCAGAACATGAAAATCCAGGAAGACTCGCGGGTCTGGATCAGGATCCCACCTCAGGAATGTATTACGCTTCCCTTAGGGTGATTCCGAAAATGAACGTTCTGAGGTCGAGAGTAGTTCTCCACCTGCTTCTCTATCTTCGGAAGAGGAAGAGGCTCAGGAGTTTCTTGCCTGTTCTTCCCTCGGCAATCTGGGTTCTCCTTTTCCTCTTTGTCCCCTTAATGATCATTTTGTTTTATAGTTTCTCCATGCGAGGTGAGGGAGGCACTATCATCGCCTCCTTCGGCTTGCAGAATTACAGGCACTTTTGGACGACTCCCATATACACGAGAACCGTTTTCAAGTCCCTAGCCATTGGGTTTGAGGTGACCCTTGTCTGTCTCGTCCTCGGCTACCTCCCCGCTTACTACCTTGCCCGCTTGAAGACGGCGCGGCGTATTTTTCTGATTATCCTTTTGATCATACCCTTCTGGACTTCGATTATCATAAGAACCTACTCATGGATTCTCATCTTGGGTAGGCGCGGCCCCATAAACTACTACTTGATGAAATGGAGATTGATCGAGCAGCCCATCCAACTCCTGTATAACGAGTTTTCCGTCATACTGGGTCTGGTCCACATCATGCTGCCATTTATGATACTTCCGATCTTTGCCTCCATTGACCGGATGG encodes:
- a CDS encoding ABC transporter ATP-binding protein, encoding MIDVELRRITKRFGDFTAVNDISLGVEKGEFLSLLGPSGCGKTTTLRIIAGFEEPSKGSVFIKGRCVDDVPPYQRNIGMVFQNYALFPHKTVFGNIAYGLRMRNIEKREIRRRVGEILEMVKLSGFEDRKPHQLSGGQQQRVALARALVIRPDVLLLDEPLSNLDAKLREEMRVETKRIQQSVGITTLYVTHDQVEALSMSDRVAIMEQGSIVQMGTPRDVYEIPASPFVADFMGQSNHLDGEIASTRDRESEIRTESGLRIVAKLTEGLQEKRRVRLFVRVETVELSLEPFPERENVFAGRVESISYHGSSTLYYVRLDERTRLVVEKPRHDAQNMKIQEDSRVWIRIPPQECITLPLG
- a CDS encoding extracellular solute-binding protein; amino-acid sequence: MKRTRRYSKGKQKMTRREFLKTTAAIGASVSVGPFILGTKGQKLAKTLRVDNWGGAYQDACRIGYRLFEEKYGVKIIEGSFATTDEMLAKIKASPPGEYDAVYLDDTGVYKGIKQGLIEPLDENNLTNYKYQMKKFQHPPYDPGPEIYSMANEYYSTALVYNTDAIAGTPESWEILWDKKYSKRISLWDWAWCRIANTALYLGQNPNDISDIDAVFKAMSELNRSVLKYYKSGMEMQQLLTNRDVVLGEFWSGRTLALKDQGVPVWFKIPKEGAFINVGTVCAARGTKKKLTTELFINFITGPESYPKIAEKIHYVPCLDPKYYKVSEPIRSNPEFNPEAVEKCVITDNAYKDKHEKEWTERFNLMKAAG
- a CDS encoding ABC transporter permease; the protein is MNVLRSRVVLHLLLYLRKRKRLRSFLPVLPSAIWVLLFLFVPLMIILFYSFSMRGEGGTIIASFGLQNYRHFWTTPIYTRTVFKSLAIGFEVTLVCLVLGYLPAYYLARLKTARRIFLIILLIIPFWTSIIIRTYSWILILGRRGPINYYLMKWRLIEQPIQLLYNEFSVILGLVHIMLPFMILPIFASIDRMDQSLLDASKSLGAGERRTFLEITFPLSLPGVSAGCLLVFIISVGAFLTPAMLGGPGDMMIAMLIQQNFLMLFDWPFGSAAAIIYLIMIVFIVFVFNKAIGLDKIWMGTQR